The following nucleotide sequence is from Aedes aegypti strain LVP_AGWG chromosome 3, AaegL5.0 Primary Assembly, whole genome shotgun sequence.
TTCCGACCCCCAGGACAACGATGATGGGATGGATTCGCACTCAGATGTTGAGAATGAAGACGAAGGGCTAATCGAACCGATGGTGGAAGAAAAGGTGAAAGAACCTCGCACAAGAAAGAAGCGGAAAAGTAAAACGGATAACGATGTTCCTAAAACCAAGAAAAGCTATTGGAAATCGCGCAAAAATGCACACAAAGTTCAGTGCCAGCAGTGTGGCGCTATGATTGCGCACTACAATCTTAAAAGCCACCAGGAGATTCACAACCCGAACCGGAGGAAGTTAACTTGCCCGCACTGTCCGAAGGAATTCATCTGCAGGAAGACATACAAAATACACGTGAATGCGATCCACACGCAGGAGATTAAATATACTTGCGATAAGTGTGGGAAGGTTTATCTCCGGCCACATTCCCTCAAGGAGCACATCCTGGCGTCGCATACGGATGAGAAGAGGTAGGCCTAATAATTTCACCAGTCGGACCAGAAATATGAATTCGTGTAAGATATTtaatcacaatttttttcactATCTTAAACTTACGCTTCCAGGTACCAATGCAAACAATGTGGCGAGCGGTTCCCCCGGTCGGCAATGCGAAATCACCACGAGAAGAAGGTCCATTCCACGGCGAGGCCTTTTGCTTGCGAGTACTGCGATAAAACCTTCAAATTCAAGTAGGTTTTCGTTtgatataaattattttaaataatttaattgtGGATTTTGTTATAGGACCGATTTCACCGTCCACACCAGGATACATACCGGGGAGAAACCGTACAAGTGTGACATCTGCGGAAAATGTTTCAACAAGAGCTACAACGTAGTCATACACAAAAAGTCGCATCGGAATGATTAGAATTTGCCCGGTAAAGTGGGAGTTATCAGTACTTGAGCGGTTTTATTTGGAAgcgtttttatttattgatgcaATTTTAAATATGTAAATGAGAAATTTCGCGTCTTTCTGTTCATGTCTGTTAAGTATATTCTGagaaaatatattattattcGGGTTCAAATGCTTTACAATTCTTGAACGGTGACCTATTTCTTTGATAGTGACTTTCGGCAAAAAAAACCTTGACtaatttcttaaaaatcttCTGCAGGTTACTTGAGAAGCTATGGTAAGCTTGGTATCATTTGGTATGCATCTGAAGAAGACTTGGTAAGCTTATGAAGATGAGCTTTGGCAAACTTCTGCAAGCTCCTAAAGAAGCTTTGAGGTAGGTAGGTTTGAGAGCTTAGGTAAGCTTTTGTGGAATCTTTGTAAAACTTTTGGAGTTTTGGCAACCTACTAAGGGgtcattcaaatatgacgttcaTCAAttaggggagggggggggggtctatgaaagtgtgacagtacgtgtataaggtattggaaaaagcgtgacagaggggggaggggggggtctagaaatcccgaaaaacgatggacgtcatatttgaatcgtccctaaggactgttcattttataaagtggacactttggacatgcaatatcttttcaatttatcaatgaaatcgaaatcggttttctgtacatcgttcgactaatattgtacaatgctgtggtaataaaaaagttaccaaaataatatgatttcacactaataaggcacaacgtttagaacggtcgatttttggaggttatcaaaatccaggattattaaaaatcggcaggaaaattcgacaatttatattttttattttcaaaaaatggttgtacttagaaagcatcatcaattagaagcttgctaaaaaatatcaagttatttttggagaagcaattttgcagatatcataaaataattttttatcaatttttcattttcattttcattttgcagcgtttggtggggcaatgagagcgcaagtcagtccaaagccggggtaagggataggtaatggccgtaatagtctatgcggaccacttgaacaccatcggaaaggataagaagggttggggtagggtatagggaatggagaagacttgacacagtaatgcgattaatgctgcaaaatgtaaatgtgctgaaagcaattcaatttgagttttgaagtttgatttgacttattaaaattccaaatagatcggccattgtacaagtaagaaagaatatgctgatcgctttctagaaattttataaacaacaaaataataacaatatgagagtgatgctaagggctgctgatggcacaatgcgacgctttaggagattttgatactgaatgaacattactatacagagcgcaatttaatcgatggtgataactttacaaactttatctgtttttacactgattgacgatgctgatttatataaaaatatttaaaaaatatttgatattagttcatttgtttgtgtgatctaggtgttaataatggaaaaattttacatacccttgatgaaatacttccctgaccagaaatattatattttgagcgcccttttcgaagctattctatccaggtatccatgtactgctttcaatcctgaaattattcttattgtgcatgctcat
It contains:
- the LOC5564670 gene encoding zinc finger protein 679, yielding MASSHKVCRLCLVGIDPQEVSQLNSNQQLTKSILHITGIEVASDSGQHEYLCNRCESELGQCVQFRTTCIHNNDIFKKMLHEGKTDPLPVATQQQENVEVEFLKVEVDIADEFHEKQSNSDPQDNDDGMDSHSDVENEDEGLIEPMVEEKVKEPRTRKKRKSKTDNDVPKTKKSYWKSRKNAHKVQCQQCGAMIAHYNLKSHQEIHNPNRRKLTCPHCPKEFICRKTYKIHVNAIHTQEIKYTCDKCGKVYLRPHSLKEHILASHTDEKRYQCKQCGERFPRSAMRNHHEKKVHSTARPFACEYCDKTFKFKTDFTVHTRIHTGEKPYKCDICGKCFNKSYNVVIHKKSHRND